Part of the Kangiella geojedonensis genome is shown below.
AGAAGGCTGGAACATAGAGTGGGTCAACCTCAATTGGCCAGAAGTCATACCAAAGACACTCAACCACGAACTCGATCTTATTCCCTTTATTGCTTACTCAGAAGACCGTGCACAATATTTAGACTACAACGAGGAAGGTATTCTCACTGGATGGGGCCAAGTTTATGTTCACAAAGACGCCTTAGTCCCACAAAATATCATTGCTTTATCCGGCAAGAAAATTGCAGTCATAAAAAACGAAGTCTATGGTATCAAGTTAAAAAACTTGTGCGATTTGTTTATTATAGAGTGTGATTTTGTAGAGTTCCAAACTTACAAGCAAGCTCTAGGGGCCATAGAATCAAAAGAAGTAGCGGCAGCTGTGACTAGCAATCTAGTGAGCTACAGCCACGATAATCCTTATATAAAACAAACACCAATTGTTTTTGAGCCACGAAAAGTCCTTTTTGCCACTGCTAAAAATACCAATGCGGATCTTCTAGCCACTATAGATCGTTATACGAAACTATGGCGCTTTGATGGAAGCTCCCCTTATTATCAACTTAAAGACAAATACTTAAAGGGAATTATAGCAGAAGAATCAGCGTTTCCTGCCTGGCTTGTATATACTTTGTTGATAGTGATAGGACTATTGTTTGTTGCCGCCTTGGTGGCTCTCCTTCTAAAAAAACAGGTAAAAAAGCAAACCCAAGATCTCGAAGATCAAAGCGATAAGATTCGGCAAATTATCAACTTAGTTCCACACATGATCTTTGCGACTAACACGAATGGGAAATTGATACTCGCGAACCGCTATGCTGCAGATTTCTTCGGTATCCCAATGTCTGAAATAGAGGGCTGCTCCCAAAAAGACTTAATTGATCACCATCCTAATTCAAAAAATATTTTTGAAGATGAAAGCTTACTTTTACGTAGAGACGCTCACGCTATACAAAAAGAGATTGAAATATATAATGTTGATGGCAGTAAAGTAACACTAAACATTTCAAAAGTACCTTTCATCACACGCTTTAGCAGAACGCCATCAGTAGTGACTGTAGGAGTAGATATTACCGACTCGAAGGAGTACGAGCGTCAGATTCAACACATGGCTCAGCATGATTCATTAACCGAGCTCCCCAACCGTTTACTGCTTAATGATCGCATTCATCAATCTCTTGCCTTAACTAAACGTTATGGACACAGCGGCGCGGTTCTGTTCATTGATCTAGACTACTTTAAAACCATCAATGATTCACTGGGGCATATGGCTGGAGACACTTTGCTTCAAAAAGTCGCAGAGCGATTGCAAACTATTGTAAGAGAAGGCGACACAGTGTCTCGATTAGGCGGTGATGAGTTTATTGTGCAACTCAACCAGTTATCTGGAGACCCTAAGAAAGCAGAGCGAGTCGCTTGTAAAATTGCCGAAAAAATAAATTTCACTTTAGCGCAAGAATACAACGTTAGTGGCAACAAATTATTTTCCACAGCAAGTATCGGCATCGTGATTTACCCTAGAGACGCAGAGAATGAAGAAGCTATTATTCAACGTGCAGATACCGCCATGTATTATGCCAAGTCTATGGGCCGTAATCGTTATGCAGTATTCAAAAAAGCCATGGAAAAGGCGGTCGTTAGAAAGCATGTACTTGAAAAAGAGCTACGCAAAGCTCTAGCTGAATCACGCTTTATTATTAGATATCAGCCCCAAATTACACAAGACGGAAACAAGTTTATTGGCGCCGAAGCTTTGCTCCGCTGGAGTCACCCGACTGAAGGAATTATATCTCCTGCTGAGTTTATACCTATTGCGGAAGAGAATCATTTAATTATCCCAATTGGCGAGTGGGTCTTAAAGCAGGTTTGCTACCAAATTAAACACTGGCTAGAACAACATGGGTACTCTCCTTTTATCACCGTCAATTTATCCGTTGTTCAGATTCGCAATTCGGACCTGGTCAGCTACATCAAAAAACTTCTTGATCAAACTAAAATTCCTCCACAGCTACTTGAGCTAGAAGTGACAGAAACGGTCTTATTACATGAAGCAAGAGTGTCCATCGATATTCTCAATGAACTGAAAAAGCTGGGTGTAAAACTATCCATCGATGATTTTGGTACGGGTTACTCGTCATTAACCTACTTAAAAAAACTACCTCTCGACAAACTTAAAATTGATCGCTCTTTTGTAAAAGACGTACCAGGCGATCCTGATAGTGAAACCATTATCCGAACAGTAATTGGCATGAGTCTTGATATGGGCTTAGAAGTTATTGCAGAAGGTGTAGAAACCAAAGAGCAGTTAGATTACTTAATTAAAGAACACTGCAGTCTCTTCCAAGGCTTTTACTTTGACCCACCAATTTCTCTAGAGCAGTTAGAGGAAAAGTATTTTGCTAACCTCCACAAGTCAGTAACCAGTAACCCTAAAGTGGTTCATCTTGAAAACTATTCAAAGCGCACCAACAAAAAGTAACTTCACTGTCTAGATAAAAAAAGAAAAAGCCCGCTAATTAAGCGGGCTTTTTTTTGTTTGCATTTGAAACTTACAAACAGTAGTGACTAAGCACCGACAGTAACTTGGTTACTTACCGGAATAGTTACTTTGTTTGCTTGCTTCTTATACTCATCCATCTGATGGAAATTCATATAAACATAGATGTCATCAGCCATAGAGTCAATCTTATTAGCATACTCCATGTACTCTTCTACCGTCGGTAGTTTGCCCATCACCGCTGCAACAGACGCCAACTCAGCAGAAGCTAAGTAAACGTTAGCGCCCTGCCCTAAACGATTCGGGAAGTTACGCGTTGAAGTTGAAACCACTGTAGACTTCGGAGCAACACGTGCTTGGTTACCCATACACAATGAACACCCTGGCATCTCTAAGCGCGCGCCTGAACGACCGAAAGTGTTGTAGTGCCCTTCTTCCATCAACTGATGCTCATCCATCTTAGTTGGTGGCGCGATCCACAAGCGGGTTTGCAAAGTACCGGCTTCAATATCTTCTAGCAATTTAGCTGCAGCACGGAAGTGACCAATGTTAGTCATGCAAGAACCGATGAAGACTTCATCAATCTTGTCACCAGCAACTTCGCTTAATAAGCGAGCATCATCTGGATCGTTTGGCGCACAAAGAACAGGTTCTTTTAAGTTGTCCATGTCGATTTCGATAACTTCGGTATACTCAGCATCAGCATCAGCCGATAACAAGCTCGGGTTATCCAACCACTCTTGCATCTTCTCGATACGACGAGAAAGCGTACGCTCGTCACCATAACCGTTAGAGATCATCCACTTCAATAAGACAATATTTGACTCAAGGTATTCAGCAACTGACTCTTCGCTTAGCTTAATCGTACAACCTGCTGCAGAACGCTCTGCAGATGCGTCTGAAAGCTCAAACGCTTGCTCAGCGGTTAAGTCTTCTAGGCCTTCGATTTCAAGAATGCGACCCGAGAAAATGTTCTTCTTACCGGCTTTTTCTACGGTTAAGTGGCCATCTTTTATCGCTTGATAAGGAATCGCATGCACTAAATCACGCAAAGTAATACCCGGTTGACGCTTACCTTTAAAGCGAACCAATACTGACTCAGGCATATCCAAAGGCATAACACCCGTCGCAGCAGCGAATGCCACAAGACCCGAGCCTGCTGGGAAAGAAATCCCCAATGGGAAACGTGTATGTGAATCACCACCAGTACCGACAGTATCAGGAAGCAACATACGGTTTAACCAGCTGTGGATAATACCATCACCCGGACGTAATGAAACACCACCACGATTCATGATGAAATCAGGAAGCGTATGCTGAGTACCGACGTCAACTGGCTTTGGGTATGCTGCTGTGTGGCAGAATGACTGCATAACCAAGTCAGCAGAGAAACCTAAACATGCTAAATCTTTTAGCTCGTCACGTGTCATAGGGCCAGTAGTATCTTGCGAGCCGACCGTTGTCATCTTAGGTACGCAGTACTGACCTGGGCGAACACCGTCTAGGCCACAAGCACGACCAACCATTTTTTGCGCTAACGTATAGCCTTTGCCTGAATCGCTTACCTCTTCTGCATTACGGAATAAATCAGTCGCTTCTAAACCTAAATATTCACGAGCGCGCTCTGTTAAACCACGTCCAATGATTAGTGGGATACGACCGCCCGCTTGAACTTCGTCAAAAATCACTTTGCTACCGTATTCAAACTCAGCAATCACTTCACCATTCTTAGTGACTTTTCCTTCATACGGATAGAAATCGATAACATCGCCCATTTCCATTTTAGACACATCAAGCTCTACCGGCATAGCGCCAGCATCTTTCATGGTGTTATAGAAAATTGGAGCAATGTTACTGCCGAAACAGAAACCACCTGCTCGCTTGTTTGGAACGTGAGGAATATCGTTACCCATCAACCACAACACAGAGTTTGTCGCAGATTTACGAGAAGAACCAGTACCCACAACATCACCAACGTAAACGATTGGGTTGCCTTTCTCTTCTAACTTTTCAATAGTGCTAATAGGACCAATTTCACCCTCTTTGTCAGGATTAATACCCTCACGAGAGTTTTTCAACATCGCTAATGAGTGCAATGGAATATCAGGACGAGACCATGCATCTTGTGCTGGTGATAAGTCATCAGTGTTAGTCTCACCAGGGACCTTAAAGACGGTTAATGTGATTTTTTCATCGAGTTTTGGCTTTTTCGTGAACCATTCACCTTCAGCCCAAGACTTGATGACGTCTTTTGCCACTTCGTTGCCAGCATCTGCTTTTTCAGCCACATCGTGGAAAGCATCAAACATTAACAAAGTATCTTTAAGTTTTTCACCAGCCAGTAAGTTCAATTCTTTATCATCAAGCAACTCTACTAGTGTTGCGATGTTGTAACCACCAAGCATTGTGCCTAGAAGTTTCACAGCGTGTTCTTTGTCTACTAAAGGAGATTGTGCCTCACCCTTTGCAATCGCCGCTAAAAAGCCAGCTTTAACATAAGCGGCTTCATCAACACCTGGAGGCACACGATCAGTTAATAGTTCTACTAAAAACTCTTCTTCACCTGCTGGTGGATTTTTCAAAAGTTCAACAAGCTCATTGACTTGCTCGGCGCTCAAAGGCAAAGGTGGAATACCTTGCTCAGCACGTTCTGCTACATGTTTTCTGTATGCTTCTAACACGCTATATTCCTCAATTTAAAGTAAATTCAGTCTCTTACGAAGAAATGCTAACAACCCACTTAACTACCTTTCGCTATCAGTTTAGGCAATTTGGCTACTTTTCGTACATGTTCGATGTACTTTGCGCTCATTCCTCCGAAAATCGGCGGCTGATTATAACACAGCCTATACAGAATGTGAGGCTTATCTTATTCAGTCGATATTCAGTACCTTTATAATAGAATGTGTTATAACGAGAATGATCTATTAGGGGAAATATCATGCAAAAACAATTAGTAACACTGATTAGTCTTGCTGTGGCAGTCAGCTTAAGCGGTCCATTGGCGGTCGCTAAAAGTGACCCGCAGAAAGGTTATAAAGGCAAGCCTCAGCATGCTGAGCAAAAGCATTCCCAAGAGGACAAGAAGCCTGAGCGAGAGCGTCGTTTCTCAAACGATGAGCATGACTTGATACAAGATTATTATTACCGTCACCGTTATGACTCAGGGCGCACTACCTTGCCCAAGGGACTTCAGAAAAAGTACGAAAGGACTGGTGAGCTCCCTCCTGGCTGGCAAATGAAAGTTCAGCGCGGTGAAGTACTCCCCATTGATATTTATCGGCACGGCCGCGATATTCCGCTTGAGTTACGCGAGCGGTTACCGGTTGGGCCTTTAGGTAGTAAAATCATTGAGCTAGAAGGCAAAATTATACGTGTCATGGAAGGTACACGCATGATCTTGGATGTGTTTGATATCGGGCGTTAACCTATCAAGCAACAATAGCTTATTAAGAAAGCCAGTTTCGACTGGCTTTTTTTATGCGTCGGATGAGTACTTTTGTTGTGACAAAAGATGCTAAAAGTAAGCAGTTAAGGTATGATCAGCCCCTTCAAACAATTGATTAAATTTAGCTTTTACGGATAAGGTATAACGATGCAACTTTCCGCTTTAACTGCAATTTCTCCTGTTGATGGTCGCTACGGCTCTAAAGCTACCGACTTACGCCCAATATTCAGTGAGTATGGTCTTCTGAAATACCGTGTTACGGTCGAAGTTCGTTGGCTACAAGCACTGGCTCAAGCCTCTGAAATTAAAGAAGTTCCTGAGTTTTCTGCACAAGCCAATGAAATGCTTGACAGTATCGTGGCTAATTTTTCGGAAGATGATGCAGCTCGCATTAAAGAGATTGAGCGCACGACCAATCACGACGTTAAAGCCGTCGAATACTTTCTAAAAGAGCAAGTTGAAGCGAATGAAGAAGTTGCCAAAGTCAGTGAGTTTATTCACTTTGCCTGCACCTCAGAAGATATCAACAACTTGTCATACGCTTTGATGCTAAAAGAAGGCACCGAAGCCTTGATTGAATATCAAAAGCAAATTGCAAATTCTATTCGTGACTTGGCTGGACAGTTTGTTGACATTCCAATGATGGCAAGAACCCATGGCCAACCAGCCTCTCCTTCGACGATGGGCAAAGAGATGGCTAACGTGGTTTACCGTCTCGAACGTCAATTAAAGCAGATCGAAAGCCAAGAAGTTTTAGGTAAGATTAATGGCGCTGTAGGTAACTATAATGCGCACCTTTCTGCATACCCGGACTTTGACTGGCAAAGCTTCGCAGAAAATTTCGTGACATCTCTTGGTTTGACTTGGAATGCCTACACCACTCAAATTGAACCACATGACTATATGGCTGAATTATTCGATGCCATTGCACGCTACAACACTATCATCATCGACTTCGATCGTGATGTTTGGGGTTATATCGCGCTAGGTCACTTTAAGCAGAAAACGATTGCTGGTGAAATTGGTTCATCAACCATGCCGCACAAGGTTAACCCTATCGACTTTGAGAACTCTGAAGGCAACCTAGGCATTGCTAATGCATTGTTTGACCATTTAGCCATGAAGCTTCCTATTTCTCGCTGGCAGCGTGACTTATCAGACTCGACAGTACAACGTGTTTTAGGCGTAGGCTTTGCTCACAGTATCATCGCTTACCAAGCGACATTGAAAGGTATCTCCAAGCTGGAAGTTAATGAGCAGTCATTACTCGACGAATTAAATTCGAACTGGGAATTGCTTGCAGAGCCTATTCAAACGGTTATGCGTCGCTATGCCATCCCAAATCCCTACGAAAAGCTAAAAGAGCTCACTCGTGGAAAGCGTGTCACTCAAGAAGATCTAAAAGCCTTTATTGATAGTTTAGAGCTTCCGCAAGAAGAAAAGGAACGCTTGAAGCAGTTAACCCCAGCAACTTATATTGGTAACGCGGTCGAGCAAGCAAAGTCTATCTAAACTGCAGTAAATCAGAAGATTATGGCGAAAATTCAATCAAGTATGTTAGGCGATATTAGTCCGGAGGAGTTTCTTTCGGACTACTGGCAAAAGAAGCCACTACTCATTCGAGGTGGTTTCTCAGCCGACCCTGCGTTGATTACTCCAGAGGAGTTAGCCGGCTACAGTTTAGATGATGATATTGAATCACGTCTCATCCAACACAACTCTCAGCAACAACGCTGGCAGTTATCACATGGGCCACTTGAAGAAACTGTTTTTGAAGAATTAGGAGAGAAGAACTGGACTCTGCTGGTACAATCTCTAGACTACTTCCACCCTCCTCTTCAAGAACTCACCAAAGCCTGTAACTTTTTACCTCGATGGCGCTTAGACGACATTATGGTCTCCTTCGCTACAGCCCATGGTGGCGTCGGTCCACATTTGGATAAATACGATGTCTTTCTAGTCCAAGGCCAAGGTCAAAGACGTTGGCGCGTTGGCTTTAAAGATCAAAAAGTCAGCACTCTCAATCCGCATCCACAAATCGCTCAGGTTGCACCATTTGAGGCAACTATGGATGTTATTGTCAGTCCTGGTGATGTGCTTTATATCCCGCCTAACACGCCACACTGGGGCGTTTCTGTGGATAACAGCATTACCTATTCCATTGGCTTTAGAGCACCGAATATTGGCTCTATTCTTGATTCAGCCCTCAGCTCTGCATCTCTGGAGTTTGATAGCCTGTGGCAAGACAGTGGTAAGCTTAAGAAATACCATGCCTTTGGGGCGTTACATTCAGAAATGCCTGACTGGGCGCTTGGCGAGCTTCAACACTTACTCAACCGAAGAGAATTGCTTATTGCCGCAGGCAAAACAGTAACCGAGCTTAAATACCCTGAGGCTCTCGAACCAGTAAACTTGCCTAAGTCACAGGAATTATCAGAGATTGCTCTAACTGAGGGCGTTGAGTTAAATTTATTAGCTCGAATTGCTTACTTTGAACATGAGCAAGCCTTATTAACATTCATCAATGGCGTTTACTTCCAGTTCCCGAAAGGTCTCGAGCAAGCCATTCAAACCTTGAATCAAAAACACAGACTGACACCCGAAGATTTGTCTGAACTTCCGCGTTTACCGTTAGGTGAATTTCTAACACACGGAATCGCGCTCGGTGCGCTGACGTTAAGTAATTCCGATAGCTAACAGTACCAAGACTAAAGCCATGGAAAAACATTCACTGCGCCAAATTGGTGAAGAAAGTAGCGCTCTTATCAAAGTTGCAATACCCGCGATCCTTGCTCAATTAGCGCAAATGACACTAGGCGTTGTCGATACTTTGATGGCAGGTAATTACAGTAAGCATGCATTGGCTGCCGTTGGTACAGGCGCTAACACCTTCATGATTATTTTCGCTCTATATCTAGGGTTAAGCTTTGCTCTGAACCCGATGGTATCCCACTTTAATGGTCAGGGTCAGTTCAAACAAATCGGCAAAACCTTCCAAATGGGTGCATTCATAGCCGTTGCTTTCGCCATAGTCGCCTTCTTTGTTTTGCGAAATATGGAGGCGCCGTTACTACTAATGGACGTTACGCCGGATATCGCAGGACTAACCGCTGACTACCTTTCAGCGATGAGCTGGGGCACACTCCCAGCGTTTTTATTTCTAGCACTCAGAGCATCGAACGAAGGGCTTTTTTCCACCAAAGCCATCATGATTTGTTCCTTTTTAGTTATTCCCTTTAATATTCTGTTTAATACGTGGTTCATTTATGGTGGGCTTGGCTTGCCGGCAATGGGCGCCGTAGGCGTTGGTTATGCAACGAGCCTTGTTTGGACCTTACTCTTTCTCTTTTTGCTTATTTACACCTACAAAAATCAGCGCTACGACCACCTTGGTATATTTAAGAACATTCACTGGCCCAAAGTCAGTTTAATCAAAGAATACTTCACTATTGGAACCCCGATAGCCGTCGGTATGTTAATGGAAGTGGGGTTATTTGGCGTCATCGGCATTATGGTTGCCCGCTATGGCGTTGACCTGACCGGCGCTCACCAAATAGCCATGAACATTGCCACAGTGGCTTTTATGGTACCACTCGGCTTATCAGTCGCTATTACGGCTCGCGTTGGGTTTTGGCGGGGGAAGCAAGATTTTCGTCAAATGCGTCTAGCAGGCTTTTGTGGAATTGGCCTTAGTGTCTTCTTCCAAGCCTTATCCGTCACATTAATGCTATTGTTTCGACACGACTTCGTCGGCTTTTATACCGACAACCCCGAACTGATCAATATCGCTGCAAGTTTGATCTTTTTAGCCGCGATATTCCAGTTTTCAGATGGGCTGCAAATCAATAGCGCAGGCGCCCTTCGCGGGATGAAAGATACGAAAGTTCCGATGATATACATGGCCGTTGCTTACTGGCTATTTGGTTTCCCCATAGGTTACTATCTAGCTGAATATCAAGGACTTAAAGTCCAAGGTTTTTGGATAGGTATTATTGTTGGTTTATCCATTGCGGCAGTCCTTTTGTTATCTCGATTCGTACGCCGCTCGAAATTTGCCATTAAATTTGCCCAAAGCTAGTAATGGATTGACTTGCGAGTTACCCCGCTTGAGTTTACCATTACGCCTAAATGATACATTTGCAAGATATGAGCTGAAAGCTCTCGGAGTTTAGTGTGAACCCTTATTCAGTCGATAACTATCAACGCCCACTACTTGAAACGCCCGACGGTGAAGATAAAGTATTGATGCATTCTTGTTGTGCACCTTGTGCAGCTGAAGTCATGGAAGCGGTTCATGCCTCAGGTATTAAGCAAACGGTGTTCTTCTACAACCCGAATATTCACCCGATTGAAGAGTATGAAATTCGAAAAAACGAAAATAAGCGTTTTTGCGATAAGCTCGGGATAGAGTTTATCGATGCTGACTACGATAAGGATAATTGGTTTGAACGCATCAAAGGGCTTGAAGATGAGCCTGAACGCGGCGCGCGTTGCACTGTCTGTTTTGACATGCGATTTGAGCGTACTGCGCTCTATGCTGCGGAAAATAATTTCGATCTTATAACCAGTACTCTCGGCATTTCTCGCTGGAAAAACATGGAGCAAATCAACGATTGTGGCGTTAGAGCTGCCAATCGCTACGATGATGTTCGATACTGGACATTTAACTGGCGTAAAAAAGGCGGTGCCCAGAGAATGATTGAGATCTCAAAGCGCGAAGAGTTTTATCAGCAAGAATACTGCGGTTGCGTTTACTCTCTACGCGACACTAACCGCTGGCGACAAGAAAATGGCCGTGATCGTATTAAGCGAAATATTAAGTTTTACGGACACGATAAGCCCGAATAACCAATCTTAATGTAACAATAAAAAGGAGCCGTACGGCTCCTTTTTATTGTTCACGAATTTATAACTTACTGCTGCTTTAATATATCGGCTTTCCGACTCGATGCACTTTGAGCTTTTTTGCTTGGCTTTGGGGGAACTCTTCTTACTCGAGGTTCGACTGGAACGCCTCT
Proteins encoded:
- the acnB gene encoding bifunctional aconitate hydratase 2/2-methylisocitrate dehydratase, which translates into the protein MLEAYRKHVAERAEQGIPPLPLSAEQVNELVELLKNPPAGEEEFLVELLTDRVPPGVDEAAYVKAGFLAAIAKGEAQSPLVDKEHAVKLLGTMLGGYNIATLVELLDDKELNLLAGEKLKDTLLMFDAFHDVAEKADAGNEVAKDVIKSWAEGEWFTKKPKLDEKITLTVFKVPGETNTDDLSPAQDAWSRPDIPLHSLAMLKNSREGINPDKEGEIGPISTIEKLEEKGNPIVYVGDVVGTGSSRKSATNSVLWLMGNDIPHVPNKRAGGFCFGSNIAPIFYNTMKDAGAMPVELDVSKMEMGDVIDFYPYEGKVTKNGEVIAEFEYGSKVIFDEVQAGGRIPLIIGRGLTERAREYLGLEATDLFRNAEEVSDSGKGYTLAQKMVGRACGLDGVRPGQYCVPKMTTVGSQDTTGPMTRDELKDLACLGFSADLVMQSFCHTAAYPKPVDVGTQHTLPDFIMNRGGVSLRPGDGIIHSWLNRMLLPDTVGTGGDSHTRFPLGISFPAGSGLVAFAAATGVMPLDMPESVLVRFKGKRQPGITLRDLVHAIPYQAIKDGHLTVEKAGKKNIFSGRILEIEGLEDLTAEQAFELSDASAERSAAGCTIKLSEESVAEYLESNIVLLKWMISNGYGDERTLSRRIEKMQEWLDNPSLLSADADAEYTEVIEIDMDNLKEPVLCAPNDPDDARLLSEVAGDKIDEVFIGSCMTNIGHFRAAAKLLEDIEAGTLQTRLWIAPPTKMDEHQLMEEGHYNTFGRSGARLEMPGCSLCMGNQARVAPKSTVVSTSTRNFPNRLGQGANVYLASAELASVAAVMGKLPTVEEYMEYANKIDSMADDIYVYMNFHQMDEYKKQANKVTIPVSNQVTVGA
- a CDS encoding epoxyqueuosine reductase QueH, with protein sequence MHSCCAPCAAEVMEAVHASGIKQTVFFYNPNIHPIEEYEIRKNENKRFCDKLGIEFIDADYDKDNWFERIKGLEDEPERGARCTVCFDMRFERTALYAAENNFDLITSTLGISRWKNMEQINDCGVRAANRYDDVRYWTFNWRKKGGAQRMIEISKREEFYQQEYCGCVYSLRDTNRWRQENGRDRIKRNIKFYGHDKPE
- the purB gene encoding adenylosuccinate lyase, producing the protein MQLSALTAISPVDGRYGSKATDLRPIFSEYGLLKYRVTVEVRWLQALAQASEIKEVPEFSAQANEMLDSIVANFSEDDAARIKEIERTTNHDVKAVEYFLKEQVEANEEVAKVSEFIHFACTSEDINNLSYALMLKEGTEALIEYQKQIANSIRDLAGQFVDIPMMARTHGQPASPSTMGKEMANVVYRLERQLKQIESQEVLGKINGAVGNYNAHLSAYPDFDWQSFAENFVTSLGLTWNAYTTQIEPHDYMAELFDAIARYNTIIIDFDRDVWGYIALGHFKQKTIAGEIGSSTMPHKVNPIDFENSEGNLGIANALFDHLAMKLPISRWQRDLSDSTVQRVLGVGFAHSIIAYQATLKGISKLEVNEQSLLDELNSNWELLAEPIQTVMRRYAIPNPYEKLKELTRGKRVTQEDLKAFIDSLELPQEEKERLKQLTPATYIGNAVEQAKSI
- a CDS encoding cupin domain-containing protein, encoding MAKIQSSMLGDISPEEFLSDYWQKKPLLIRGGFSADPALITPEELAGYSLDDDIESRLIQHNSQQQRWQLSHGPLEETVFEELGEKNWTLLVQSLDYFHPPLQELTKACNFLPRWRLDDIMVSFATAHGGVGPHLDKYDVFLVQGQGQRRWRVGFKDQKVSTLNPHPQIAQVAPFEATMDVIVSPGDVLYIPPNTPHWGVSVDNSITYSIGFRAPNIGSILDSALSSASLEFDSLWQDSGKLKKYHAFGALHSEMPDWALGELQHLLNRRELLIAAGKTVTELKYPEALEPVNLPKSQELSEIALTEGVELNLLARIAYFEHEQALLTFINGVYFQFPKGLEQAIQTLNQKHRLTPEDLSELPRLPLGEFLTHGIALGALTLSNSDS
- a CDS encoding MATE family efflux transporter, with the translated sequence MEKHSLRQIGEESSALIKVAIPAILAQLAQMTLGVVDTLMAGNYSKHALAAVGTGANTFMIIFALYLGLSFALNPMVSHFNGQGQFKQIGKTFQMGAFIAVAFAIVAFFVLRNMEAPLLLMDVTPDIAGLTADYLSAMSWGTLPAFLFLALRASNEGLFSTKAIMICSFLVIPFNILFNTWFIYGGLGLPAMGAVGVGYATSLVWTLLFLFLLIYTYKNQRYDHLGIFKNIHWPKVSLIKEYFTIGTPIAVGMLMEVGLFGVIGIMVARYGVDLTGAHQIAMNIATVAFMVPLGLSVAITARVGFWRGKQDFRQMRLAGFCGIGLSVFFQALSVTLMLLFRHDFVGFYTDNPELINIAASLIFLAAIFQFSDGLQINSAGALRGMKDTKVPMIYMAVAYWLFGFPIGYYLAEYQGLKVQGFWIGIIVGLSIAAVLLLSRFVRRSKFAIKFAQS
- a CDS encoding EAL domain-containing protein, producing MFNAPPIMVVEQDGTNAGFMVELLETMAEKEGWNIEWVNLNWPEVIPKTLNHELDLIPFIAYSEDRAQYLDYNEEGILTGWGQVYVHKDALVPQNIIALSGKKIAVIKNEVYGIKLKNLCDLFIIECDFVEFQTYKQALGAIESKEVAAAVTSNLVSYSHDNPYIKQTPIVFEPRKVLFATAKNTNADLLATIDRYTKLWRFDGSSPYYQLKDKYLKGIIAEESAFPAWLVYTLLIVIGLLFVAALVALLLKKQVKKQTQDLEDQSDKIRQIINLVPHMIFATNTNGKLILANRYAADFFGIPMSEIEGCSQKDLIDHHPNSKNIFEDESLLLRRDAHAIQKEIEIYNVDGSKVTLNISKVPFITRFSRTPSVVTVGVDITDSKEYERQIQHMAQHDSLTELPNRLLLNDRIHQSLALTKRYGHSGAVLFIDLDYFKTINDSLGHMAGDTLLQKVAERLQTIVREGDTVSRLGGDEFIVQLNQLSGDPKKAERVACKIAEKINFTLAQEYNVSGNKLFSTASIGIVIYPRDAENEEAIIQRADTAMYYAKSMGRNRYAVFKKAMEKAVVRKHVLEKELRKALAESRFIIRYQPQITQDGNKFIGAEALLRWSHPTEGIISPAEFIPIAEENHLIIPIGEWVLKQVCYQIKHWLEQHGYSPFITVNLSVVQIRNSDLVSYIKKLLDQTKIPPQLLELEVTETVLLHEARVSIDILNELKKLGVKLSIDDFGTGYSSLTYLKKLPLDKLKIDRSFVKDVPGDPDSETIIRTVIGMSLDMGLEVIAEGVETKEQLDYLIKEHCSLFQGFYFDPPISLEQLEEKYFANLHKSVTSNPKVVHLENYSKRTNKK